The following coding sequences are from one Prochlorococcus sp. MIT 1314 window:
- a CDS encoding SxtJ family membrane protein, with protein sequence MKQTPISPKKLREFGFLIGIGFPVIIGWIIPLISGHLFRFWSLWIGIPLFILGILKPRLLLYPYQAWMTIGLALGWINSRIILGLVFLLVLQPISIVMKVFGYDPLKKKKRNVLTYREIKENHKVDLTRIF encoded by the coding sequence ATGAAACAAACTCCTATTTCACCCAAAAAGCTCCGCGAATTTGGATTCCTTATTGGAATTGGATTCCCAGTTATTATTGGATGGATAATACCTTTAATAAGTGGTCATCTATTTAGATTTTGGTCTCTATGGATAGGCATTCCATTATTTATATTGGGAATTCTTAAACCACGTTTACTTTTGTATCCTTACCAAGCCTGGATGACTATAGGTCTTGCTCTAGGGTGGATCAATAGTCGTATAATACTTGGATTAGTTTTTCTATTAGTTCTTCAACCTATTTCTATAGTTATGAAAGTATTTGGTTATGACCCTCTTAAAAAAAAGAAAAGAAATGTATTAACTTATAGGGAAATCAAAGAAAATCATAAAGTAGACTTAACGAGGATTTTTTAA
- a CDS encoding DUF5989 family protein, with protein MKDFLELFKDIWEFLKVRKKYWLAPLIITIVLMGALIVFTQGSVIAPFIYSIF; from the coding sequence TTGAAAGACTTTTTAGAATTATTTAAAGATATTTGGGAATTCCTAAAAGTGAGGAAGAAATATTGGTTAGCACCTCTAATAATTACAATTGTCTTGATGGGAGCACTAATTGTATTTACTCAGGGGTCTGTTATCGCACCATTTATCTATTCTATTTTTTAA
- a CDS encoding 2OG-Fe(II) oxygenase, with translation MNRYDISSLIIQRFNEIGIKYLKEKYEQSGKINHLIIEKVLPNELATNLSEHFPQEKELNHLIGPQENKYVGVHFTDKQKLVEECIYAFQEENLIQIISEITNIKTLIGDPELYAGGISSMSKGCFLNPHIDNSHDRNMENFRRLNLLYYVNNEWHPKEDGGELVLYPNGIKHKEEEIACNFNRLVIMRTDNRSLHGVKIIKSESQRRKCISNYYFSKNSPTGKNYYHSTSFRGFKREFVKGSFLKLNALSRTFAKRLIHKLTKYSVSTGYHRKK, from the coding sequence ATGAATAGATATGATATTTCTAGTCTCATAATTCAGAGATTTAATGAAATTGGCATTAAGTATTTGAAAGAGAAATATGAACAATCAGGTAAAATCAACCACCTGATAATTGAAAAAGTATTGCCAAATGAACTTGCAACAAACTTAAGTGAACATTTTCCTCAAGAGAAAGAACTTAATCATTTAATTGGTCCTCAAGAGAATAAATACGTAGGTGTTCATTTTACTGATAAACAGAAATTAGTAGAAGAATGTATTTATGCTTTTCAAGAGGAAAATTTAATTCAAATAATTTCAGAAATTACTAATATAAAAACGTTGATTGGGGATCCAGAACTATATGCAGGAGGGATATCTAGTATGAGTAAAGGATGTTTTCTTAATCCTCACATTGATAATTCTCATGATAGAAATATGGAAAACTTTAGAAGATTAAATCTACTTTATTATGTAAACAATGAATGGCATCCTAAAGAAGATGGTGGTGAATTAGTGCTATATCCAAATGGGATTAAACATAAAGAGGAAGAAATTGCCTGCAATTTCAACAGACTTGTTATTATGAGGACAGATAACAGATCTTTACATGGAGTCAAAATAATCAAGTCAGAATCTCAACGTAGAAAGTGTATAAGTAACTATTATTTTTCTAAAAATTCCCCAACTGGAAAAAATTATTACCATTCAACTTCCTTTCGTGGATTCAAAAGGGAATTTGTTAAGGGTTCTTTTCTGAAACTTAATGCATTATCTCGAACATTTGCAAAAAGACTAATTCACAAACTGACAAAGTATTCAGTTTCAACTGGTTATCACAGAAAGAAATAA